From Bradyrhizobium sp. PSBB068, the proteins below share one genomic window:
- the virB11 gene encoding P-type DNA transfer ATPase VirB11, giving the protein MSEVTSIERDGGRLVLARYLEPLAPYLADKTLTEIVVNRPGEIFVEGPGGWSRHEAASLTHAYLLHLATAAAGHTRQDIGPEHPVVSTSLIGEERCQIVVPPAVPAGMVSLTIRKPSVLTMTLDAFERAKLFDEVRVANDELTADEHRLLALKEAGAWREFLQLAVSTRRNIIISGATGSGKTTLSKALIAAIPAHERLITIEDTAELVIPHQNCVRLLYAKDGQGLAKIGPRELLGSCLRMRPDRILLQELRDGTAFFYLRNVNSGHPGSITTVHADSARLAFEQLTLLVKESAEGRDLHRDDIRSLLLLLVDVVVQMQKREGRYRITEIYYDPVRKRDHAH; this is encoded by the coding sequence ATGAGCGAGGTCACATCGATCGAACGCGATGGCGGTCGGCTCGTGCTGGCGCGCTACCTGGAGCCGCTGGCCCCATATTTGGCGGACAAAACCCTGACCGAAATCGTCGTCAACCGTCCTGGCGAGATTTTCGTGGAAGGACCCGGCGGCTGGAGCCGGCACGAAGCGGCATCACTCACCCATGCTTACCTTCTGCATCTCGCAACCGCTGCCGCCGGCCACACCCGTCAGGACATCGGACCGGAACATCCGGTGGTCTCGACCAGCTTGATCGGCGAGGAGCGCTGCCAGATCGTGGTGCCGCCGGCTGTCCCGGCCGGCATGGTCAGTCTGACGATCCGCAAGCCGTCGGTGCTGACAATGACACTGGACGCCTTCGAGCGGGCAAAACTGTTCGATGAGGTCCGCGTCGCCAATGACGAACTCACCGCCGACGAACATCGGCTTCTGGCCCTGAAAGAAGCCGGTGCCTGGCGCGAGTTTCTACAGCTTGCCGTCTCAACTCGCCGCAACATCATCATTTCCGGGGCGACTGGTTCGGGAAAGACCACGCTGTCGAAGGCGTTGATCGCGGCGATCCCGGCGCACGAGCGACTCATCACCATTGAGGATACCGCCGAGCTTGTCATCCCGCATCAAAACTGTGTACGGCTGCTCTACGCCAAGGACGGGCAGGGTCTTGCCAAGATCGGACCGCGCGAACTGCTCGGATCCTGCCTGCGGATGCGGCCCGACCGCATCCTGCTGCAGGAGCTGCGCGACGGCACGGCCTTCTTCTATCTGCGGAATGTGAACTCCGGTCATCCAGGATCGATCACCACGGTTCATGCCGACAGCGCCCGGCTCGCCTTCGAACAACTCACTCTATTGGTGAAGGAAAGTGCGGAGGGGCGCGATCTGCATCGCGACGATATCCGTTCGCTGCTGCTGCTTCTGGTCGACGTCGTGGTCCAGATGCAAAAGCGCGAAGGCCGCTACCGCATCACGGAAATCTATTATGACCCCGTTCGCAAACGCGACCACGCCCACTAG
- a CDS encoding EexN family lipoprotein has product MRKTTFILLLLAATISLTGCNEADTSHPPKTVGWFFEHRDELAVALKACRDNPGELAKTPNCVNANEARNKVTVQEMKDALK; this is encoded by the coding sequence ATGAGAAAGACGACTTTTATTCTACTGTTGCTCGCCGCGACAATCAGCCTCACGGGCTGCAACGAGGCCGACACCAGTCATCCACCGAAAACAGTCGGTTGGTTTTTCGAACATCGCGACGAGCTTGCGGTGGCTCTCAAGGCGTGCCGCGACAACCCGGGAGAACTCGCAAAGACGCCAAATTGCGTCAACGCCAATGAAGCCCGCAACAAGGTCACCGTCCAAGAAATGAAAGACGCCCTGAAATAA
- the virB5 gene encoding P-type DNA transfer protein VirB5 gives MMHQRMSVMFASVSVVSLLMASPAGAEIVFDPNVFARQFEQLTELKKQVDTLTSQLKVAQDQLNQAKQLYDSFNKLTNTNDIGALLNTPQFRKVLPQQFSDIEKLVAGQGSGNFANSINQYLSQNRAYAGNSGNSYYQSELDRIARQTGAKHSMGQAVYDTASQRIDALEELRTRISSATDVKEILDLSARLQAEQALLQNDVLRMQGLAMIQQARVDMDGQREREKQRQLVDEIKAALQ, from the coding sequence ATGATGCATCAGCGCATGTCGGTGATGTTCGCGTCCGTGTCAGTCGTGAGTCTCCTGATGGCATCACCTGCAGGAGCTGAGATTGTGTTCGATCCTAACGTCTTTGCGCGGCAATTTGAGCAACTGACGGAACTGAAGAAGCAAGTCGATACGCTGACATCGCAGCTCAAGGTGGCGCAGGATCAGTTGAACCAGGCCAAGCAGCTCTATGACAGCTTCAACAAGCTGACCAATACCAACGACATTGGCGCACTATTGAACACACCGCAGTTTCGTAAAGTTCTGCCGCAACAGTTTTCCGATATCGAAAAGCTGGTGGCGGGGCAGGGCAGCGGCAACTTCGCAAACTCAATCAATCAGTATCTCTCGCAAAACCGCGCATATGCGGGCAACAGCGGCAATTCATATTACCAGAGCGAGCTCGACCGGATTGCCCGGCAGACCGGCGCCAAGCACTCCATGGGCCAGGCAGTCTACGACACCGCTTCGCAGCGTATCGATGCACTCGAAGAACTGAGAACTCGCATCAGCTCGGCGACCGACGTCAAGGAGATCTTGGATCTGTCGGCGCGACTGCAGGCCGAACAGGCGCTCCTGCAGAATGACGTGCTGCGGATGCAGGGTCTGGCGATGATCCAGCAGGCTCGCGTGGACATGGATGGACAGCGGGAGCGGGAGAAACAGCGACAACTGGTCGATGAGATCAAGGCAGCCCTACAATGA
- the merA gene encoding mercury(II) reductase, with product MTVGDCCASDAPKANGGYDLAVIGAGSAGFSAAIAAAELGANVALVGHGMIGGTCVNVGCVPSKTMIRAVEAVHHAETASRFAGIRTDGGIADWAAVVRQKDELVSSLRQAKYFDLLPSYNTVAYREGRARLTNDGVMVNGEPIKVGKVIIATGAAAAMPSIPGIENVPYLTSTTALELEKLPKSLLVIGGGYIGCELGQMFARAGVKVTIAVRRRLLPDAEPEISTALTKYFTEEGIAVREGLSYREIQQAPMGIALLVSAHGRAETITAERVLITTGRRPNTDDLGLAESGVELLSNGGINVDDRMRTSKLGVYAAGDVTGRDQFVYMAAYGARIAAENALNGNRKPYDATAMPAVVFTDPQVASVGLTEAEAGARGLKVKTSTLDLKYVPRALAARDTRGLIKLVAEASSGRLLGAHILAPEGADSIQTAVLAIKCGLTVEQLAETIFPYLTTVEGLKLAAQTFTKDVAKLSCCA from the coding sequence ATGACCGTTGGTGACTGTTGCGCTTCCGACGCGCCGAAAGCGAATGGCGGATATGATCTTGCCGTCATCGGCGCTGGCTCGGCCGGCTTCTCGGCCGCAATTGCCGCAGCGGAGCTTGGCGCCAATGTTGCGCTCGTCGGGCACGGGATGATCGGGGGCACCTGCGTCAATGTAGGCTGCGTCCCGTCGAAAACCATGATCCGTGCAGTCGAGGCAGTTCATCACGCGGAAACCGCATCGCGCTTTGCCGGCATCCGGACGGATGGCGGAATCGCGGACTGGGCCGCGGTCGTGCGGCAGAAGGATGAATTGGTGTCGTCGTTGCGGCAGGCGAAGTATTTCGATCTGCTGCCGAGCTACAACACGGTCGCTTATCGGGAAGGCCGGGCCCGGTTGACAAACGACGGCGTGATGGTGAACGGTGAGCCGATCAAGGTAGGCAAGGTCATCATCGCGACCGGCGCCGCTGCGGCGATGCCATCGATCCCGGGGATCGAAAATGTGCCGTATCTGACGAGCACGACGGCCCTAGAACTCGAGAAACTGCCGAAGTCCCTGCTGGTGATCGGCGGCGGTTACATCGGCTGCGAGCTCGGCCAGATGTTCGCCCGCGCCGGCGTCAAGGTGACGATCGCGGTACGCCGCCGTTTGTTGCCGGATGCGGAGCCGGAAATCAGCACCGCACTGACCAAATATTTCACCGAGGAAGGCATCGCCGTTCGCGAGGGGCTCTCATACCGGGAGATCCAACAAGCGCCGATGGGCATCGCGCTTTTGGTTTCAGCCCATGGCCGCGCCGAGACGATCACGGCCGAGCGTGTCCTCATCACGACCGGACGCCGGCCCAACACCGACGACCTCGGGCTTGCGGAAAGCGGTGTCGAACTTCTTTCGAACGGCGGTATCAACGTCGATGACCGCATGCGCACCTCAAAGCTTGGCGTCTATGCCGCCGGCGACGTCACCGGGCGCGATCAATTTGTCTACATGGCGGCTTACGGCGCCAGGATCGCGGCGGAGAACGCACTCAACGGCAACAGGAAACCCTACGATGCGACCGCCATGCCGGCAGTGGTGTTCACCGATCCGCAAGTTGCCAGCGTTGGCTTGACGGAAGCCGAAGCCGGCGCTCGAGGCTTAAAGGTAAAGACCTCTACTCTCGATCTGAAGTATGTTCCCCGCGCGCTGGCCGCGCGCGACACCCGCGGCCTGATCAAACTGGTCGCCGAGGCAAGTAGCGGACGGCTTCTTGGTGCGCACATCCTTGCGCCCGAGGGAGCAGATAGCATTCAGACCGCGGTGCTCGCGATCAAATGCGGCCTGACGGTCGAGCAACTCGCCGAGACGATCTTCCCCTATCTCACGACAGTCGAGGGATTGAAGCTTGCCGCGCAGACCTTCACTAAGGATGTCGCCAAGCTGTCCTGCTGTGCCTGA
- a CDS encoding virB8 family protein: MVRQDDLKTYFENARRWEQDLLLSAHRSRRVAWVIAAGACALAVASVGAVAALAPLKTVEPFVIRVDNATGIVETVSALTSTSSRYDEAVTKYFLGRYVRAREGYSYPEAETNFRTISLLSGQGEQARFAAWYRGSNPESPQVVQGRFGIATVRIKAISLLADNVASVRFMKESRKGEETRVTHWVSTLTFSYANAPMSSADRLINPLGFLVSEYRADPEVVP, from the coding sequence ATGGTTCGTCAGGATGATCTGAAAACCTATTTCGAGAACGCACGGCGATGGGAGCAGGATCTGTTGTTGTCCGCCCATCGCTCGCGGCGAGTAGCCTGGGTGATCGCAGCGGGTGCTTGTGCCTTGGCGGTCGCCTCTGTCGGCGCGGTCGCAGCCCTTGCACCGCTTAAAACCGTCGAGCCGTTCGTGATCCGGGTCGATAATGCCACCGGCATCGTCGAGACGGTCTCCGCGCTCACATCCACATCGTCTCGATACGACGAGGCGGTCACCAAGTATTTCCTCGGGCGTTATGTTCGGGCACGAGAGGGCTATAGCTACCCGGAGGCCGAAACCAACTTTCGCACGATATCGCTACTGTCGGGGCAGGGCGAACAGGCCCGTTTCGCGGCCTGGTATCGCGGCTCCAATCCCGAAAGCCCGCAGGTCGTGCAAGGCCGTTTCGGCATCGCCACGGTGCGCATCAAGGCGATATCGCTTCTGGCCGACAACGTCGCATCCGTGCGTTTCATGAAGGAGAGCCGTAAGGGCGAGGAAACCCGCGTCACCCATTGGGTCTCGACCCTGACGTTTTCCTATGCCAACGCGCCGATGTCCTCCGCCGACCGGCTCATCAATCCGCTCGGCTTTCTGGTTTCGGAATATCGCGCCGATCCGGAGGTCGTGCCATGA
- a CDS encoding type IV secretory system conjugative DNA transfer family protein, whose amino-acid sequence MTPFANATTPTRFALGTALALGASALFLLVASNVLLLGLRLHDGGFHWLEIATGWPRYGADPRFDRWLTLATLAGVVVVFGMLGAILRQRPLPLHGSARFASEREIKAAGLRSAEGILLGRKDGALLCFGGSEHVLVYAPTRAGKGVGYVIPNLLNWPDSVVVLDVKKENWDRSAGFRAAHGQEVHLFDPLEENGRTARYNPLSYVRSDPADLYDDLQRIAVMLFPAESRGDPFWFEAARSAFVAIGGYVAETPGLPLTIGEILHQLSASSDLKSHFEKLITARKSGPSPLSRHCITALNDFLAASENTMNSVRKTVTARLGLWLNPRIDAATSTNDFDLRQLRQRPMSIYLGVTPDNLDRMAPLLNLFFQQVVDLNTRELPEQNPKLNRKVLLLLDEFPALGNVNVLAKSVAFIAGYGIRLLTVVQSPSQLRAIYGIDAARNFMTNHAVEVVFAPKEQDVANELSERIGYDTVKARSRSGPKGLAMRSTSETVSEHRRALMLPQELKLLPKSKAFILGTGVPPIIADKIVYYEDKAFLTRLLPAPVPELPRSRSNALLDAEIKELRSEVAELRAVFRSRPMTDEEVADPSTIPANASFDFGDVDVDLEGLSEDDMKAWTLNYIDAQALPLARRPSRKQNGRQHERHA is encoded by the coding sequence ATGACCCCGTTCGCAAACGCGACCACGCCCACTAGGTTCGCGCTCGGTACTGCGCTTGCGCTCGGTGCCAGTGCGCTCTTTCTGCTGGTCGCCTCCAACGTTCTGCTGCTCGGGTTGCGGCTGCATGACGGCGGATTCCACTGGTTGGAGATCGCCACGGGCTGGCCGCGTTACGGCGCCGACCCGCGATTCGACCGCTGGCTGACGTTGGCAACGCTCGCCGGCGTCGTTGTGGTGTTCGGAATGCTCGGCGCTATCCTCCGTCAACGTCCGCTCCCTCTTCATGGCAGCGCGCGCTTTGCCTCAGAGCGGGAGATCAAGGCCGCGGGCTTGCGTTCCGCTGAAGGCATCCTGCTCGGACGCAAGGACGGTGCGCTGCTGTGTTTCGGAGGCTCCGAACACGTCCTGGTTTACGCACCGACCCGCGCTGGCAAGGGGGTCGGCTATGTCATTCCCAATTTGCTGAACTGGCCAGATTCCGTCGTTGTTCTCGACGTCAAGAAGGAGAATTGGGATCGCTCCGCTGGATTTCGGGCGGCCCATGGTCAGGAGGTCCATCTGTTCGATCCGCTTGAGGAGAACGGTCGCACCGCGCGCTACAATCCGCTAAGCTATGTGCGCAGCGATCCAGCGGATCTCTATGACGATCTGCAGCGCATCGCTGTGATGTTGTTTCCAGCGGAGAGCCGCGGCGATCCGTTCTGGTTCGAGGCCGCTCGCTCGGCCTTCGTCGCGATCGGCGGCTATGTCGCGGAAACGCCTGGCTTACCCTTGACGATCGGCGAGATCCTGCACCAGCTGTCCGCGTCCAGCGACCTCAAGTCCCATTTTGAGAAACTCATCACCGCTCGCAAGTCGGGCCCGTCACCACTGTCGCGACATTGTATCACGGCGCTGAACGATTTCCTCGCGGCCTCCGAAAACACCATGAACTCGGTGCGCAAGACCGTCACAGCGCGCCTTGGTCTCTGGCTCAACCCCCGGATCGATGCCGCAACTTCGACCAACGATTTCGATTTGCGGCAGCTGCGGCAACGGCCGATGTCGATCTATCTCGGCGTAACGCCTGACAATCTCGACCGTATGGCGCCGCTTCTGAACCTGTTTTTTCAGCAAGTGGTCGATCTCAATACCCGCGAACTGCCGGAACAGAATCCGAAACTCAATCGCAAGGTTCTGCTGCTGCTCGACGAATTTCCGGCGCTGGGCAATGTCAATGTGCTGGCGAAATCGGTGGCGTTCATCGCCGGATACGGCATCCGCCTCCTCACCGTGGTCCAGAGTCCGTCGCAGCTGCGCGCCATCTATGGGATCGACGCCGCCCGCAACTTCATGACCAATCACGCCGTCGAGGTTGTGTTCGCGCCAAAGGAACAGGACGTTGCAAATGAACTTTCGGAGCGGATCGGTTACGACACCGTGAAAGCGCGCAGCCGCAGCGGACCGAAAGGGCTTGCGATGCGCTCAACCAGCGAGACGGTCTCCGAGCATCGTCGCGCCCTCATGCTGCCGCAGGAACTGAAGCTTCTCCCGAAATCCAAGGCCTTCATTCTTGGCACTGGCGTTCCGCCCATCATTGCCGACAAGATCGTATATTACGAAGACAAGGCGTTCCTCACACGTCTGCTACCGGCACCTGTCCCGGAGCTGCCCAGGAGCCGTTCGAATGCACTGCTTGACGCCGAGATCAAGGAGCTCCGCTCCGAAGTCGCCGAGCTCCGCGCGGTATTTCGGTCTCGCCCAATGACCGACGAGGAAGTGGCGGACCCCTCCACAATTCCCGCAAATGCCAGTTTCGATTTCGGCGATGTGGATGTGGATCTTGAAGGGCTGTCCGAGGACGACATGAAAGCCTGGACCTTGAATTACATCGACGCTCAGGCCCTCCCACTGGCGCGACGGCCAAGCCGGAAGCAGAATGGACGGCAACATGAACGGCACGCTTGA
- a CDS encoding type IV secretion system protein has protein sequence MAVNVFDSFLKEFEQPITAFVSTSVSNLASYIDGPLRAAVMLYVILYGFAVMRGAISEPIMEFAWRAMRIVVVVLLATNSSTFQQYVTGLFFDSLPKEIGNALAGSGLNTSSGAPFDQLLSKGIDVANKIYDQAGLTNIAPALIAAILLVFVAVGSFLQFAILLYAKVGLGVVIALGPVFIALGLFEATRPFTEAWLRQVANFVILLVLVVALVGLMLTTVSGFIDRFAANAGTAGEMVVAAVAISAVLGLSGYIALQLPVIAGGLAGGGASLASRLVTSPLIANTTAAAGGAYAGARGAASRGLAAMRASRQGGSMRRTRSQGAPAA, from the coding sequence ATGGCCGTTAACGTCTTCGACAGCTTCTTGAAAGAGTTCGAGCAACCGATCACGGCATTCGTGTCGACCTCGGTATCGAATCTCGCTTCCTACATCGATGGTCCGCTGCGCGCCGCCGTGATGCTCTACGTCATCCTTTACGGTTTCGCGGTGATGCGGGGCGCGATTTCTGAGCCAATCATGGAGTTTGCCTGGCGCGCAATGCGGATCGTGGTTGTGGTGCTGTTAGCGACGAACTCGAGCACGTTCCAACAGTACGTAACGGGATTGTTCTTCGACTCTTTGCCGAAGGAGATCGGCAATGCTTTGGCGGGGTCTGGACTGAATACCAGTTCCGGCGCTCCGTTCGATCAGCTTCTGTCCAAAGGGATTGACGTTGCTAACAAGATCTACGACCAGGCCGGCCTGACCAACATCGCACCCGCACTGATTGCTGCCATTCTCCTGGTCTTTGTGGCCGTCGGTTCGTTCCTGCAATTCGCCATTCTGCTCTACGCCAAAGTGGGTCTCGGGGTCGTGATCGCGCTCGGCCCGGTATTCATTGCGCTGGGACTATTTGAGGCGACCCGCCCGTTTACAGAGGCCTGGCTCCGACAGGTCGCGAACTTCGTGATCCTATTGGTGCTGGTGGTCGCCCTCGTCGGGCTGATGTTAACCACCGTCAGCGGCTTCATCGACAGGTTTGCGGCAAACGCCGGAACAGCCGGCGAGATGGTGGTGGCTGCGGTCGCTATCAGTGCGGTGCTCGGTCTCTCCGGTTACATCGCGCTTCAACTGCCGGTCATCGCTGGCGGTCTCGCCGGGGGTGGCGCGTCACTCGCAAGCCGGCTGGTGACGAGCCCGCTAATCGCCAATACCACGGCCGCAGCCGGCGGCGCCTATGCCGGCGCGCGCGGGGCGGCCAGTCGCGGTCTCGCGGCCATGCGGGCCAGCCGTCAGGGCGGCAGCATGCGGCGCACTCGATCGCAGGGGGCACCGGCCGCCTAG
- the virB9 gene encoding P-type conjugative transfer protein VirB9 yields the protein MKRLALLMILVLGIASPVMALQQPSPGQRDARVRTVTYDPANVVRLNGVIRASTQVVFADDEEVAHVAIGDAVAWEVAPAGSILFLKPREKHPPTNLQVVTTRPDGRKRSYQFELSIAETTLADSYFVVRFAYPGDEIERRRTDAAARGAEREGALIEQTFDLHHAYGARNWRFSAQGSIDLEPETVFDDGKETTFRFAGNREIPAIYLINSDGSESLVPKDVRGELVVVHATAKQFRLRKGNDVLCIFNEAFDAVGVNPGTNTTSPSIERRARKSPPSPKSR from the coding sequence ATGAAACGTCTTGCTCTTTTGATGATATTGGTGCTTGGCATTGCGAGTCCTGTTATGGCCTTGCAACAACCGTCTCCAGGGCAACGCGATGCGCGCGTTCGAACGGTAACCTACGACCCGGCCAACGTAGTCCGCCTCAACGGCGTGATTCGCGCCTCGACCCAGGTCGTGTTCGCGGATGATGAGGAGGTGGCGCATGTCGCGATCGGCGACGCGGTCGCATGGGAAGTCGCGCCTGCGGGTTCGATCCTGTTCCTCAAGCCGCGCGAAAAGCATCCGCCGACCAATCTGCAGGTTGTGACCACCCGCCCCGACGGCCGCAAGCGCTCGTACCAGTTCGAGCTGTCGATCGCCGAAACCACGCTGGCGGACAGCTATTTCGTGGTTCGCTTCGCCTATCCCGGTGACGAGATTGAGCGCCGGCGCACCGACGCCGCAGCCCGCGGCGCCGAGCGCGAAGGCGCCCTGATCGAGCAAACGTTTGATCTGCACCATGCCTATGGGGCGCGCAACTGGCGGTTTTCGGCGCAGGGCTCGATCGATCTCGAGCCGGAAACCGTGTTCGATGACGGCAAAGAGACCACATTCCGCTTTGCGGGCAACCGCGAAATTCCGGCGATCTACCTGATCAACTCGGACGGTTCTGAGAGTCTGGTGCCGAAGGATGTCCGCGGCGAACTCGTGGTGGTCCATGCCACGGCGAAGCAGTTTCGGTTGCGCAAAGGCAACGACGTACTTTGCATCTTCAACGAGGCCTTTGACGCGGTCGGTGTCAATCCAGGCACCAACACCACCAGCCCGTCGATCGAGCGGCGGGCGAGGAAGTCACCTCCATCCCCAAAGTCACGATAG
- the virB10 gene encoding type IV secretion system protein VirB10, which produces MTEIQNEALPDDRGITPVGGGDNGRTAMLKRGFGALALTAFAFLIIWGTWKGDKPVTDSARKLMIRQAAAFEPVKEAPAAPITTASIPVAPVAAVSAASAPAPDQMLESARRAPVLAYNRPVSAAHPPRDGVTGSISTDPYSFGRGEPRNDLADKLKPTPIEGVRAARLPNRNLLVTQGTSIPCVLETAMSSDVAGFVSCVVMRDVMSDSGNVVLMEKGTQVVGEYRGNVKRGSKRMFVLWTRAKTPTGVIAALASPATDALGRAGFDGDLDTHFWERFGSAMLLSIVSDASSIGRQQLQDGSIQVNNTTGATNTAAAIAVEQSINIPPTLNKNQGELVNIFVARDVDFSSVYQLRRIESRTQILDRTVPGVIVAPAVVTK; this is translated from the coding sequence ATGACCGAGATTCAAAATGAGGCGCTGCCCGATGACCGTGGCATTACTCCCGTGGGAGGAGGGGATAACGGTCGAACGGCGATGCTCAAGCGCGGCTTCGGCGCGCTGGCGCTTACCGCGTTCGCGTTTCTGATCATCTGGGGGACCTGGAAAGGCGACAAGCCGGTCACCGATTCCGCCCGTAAGCTCATGATCCGGCAGGCTGCGGCGTTCGAACCCGTCAAGGAGGCGCCGGCGGCGCCGATTACCACGGCGTCCATCCCGGTCGCTCCGGTCGCGGCCGTGTCAGCGGCATCCGCACCCGCTCCAGACCAGATGCTCGAAAGCGCGCGGCGCGCGCCAGTATTGGCCTATAACCGGCCGGTGTCGGCTGCACATCCCCCTCGTGACGGCGTGACCGGAAGCATCAGTACCGATCCCTACAGTTTTGGGCGAGGCGAGCCGCGCAATGACCTTGCCGACAAGCTCAAGCCTACGCCAATCGAAGGGGTACGCGCGGCGCGGCTTCCCAATCGCAACCTGCTGGTCACACAGGGAACGTCGATCCCGTGTGTGCTGGAGACGGCGATGTCGTCGGACGTGGCGGGCTTCGTCTCCTGCGTCGTCATGCGAGACGTGATGTCGGATTCCGGCAACGTCGTGCTGATGGAAAAGGGCACCCAAGTGGTCGGCGAATATCGTGGCAATGTGAAGCGCGGCTCAAAACGCATGTTCGTGTTGTGGACGCGGGCCAAAACGCCGACCGGGGTGATTGCGGCTCTAGCCTCGCCCGCAACGGACGCGCTGGGCCGCGCCGGTTTTGATGGTGACCTCGACACCCATTTCTGGGAGCGATTCGGTTCTGCAATGCTGCTGTCGATCGTCAGCGACGCTTCTTCGATCGGGCGTCAACAACTGCAAGACGGCTCAATCCAGGTCAACAACACAACGGGCGCCACCAACACCGCCGCCGCCATCGCCGTTGAGCAGTCCATCAACATCCCGCCGACGCTGAACAAAAACCAGGGCGAATTGGTCAATATCTTTGTCGCGCGCGACGTGGATTTCTCCTCGGTCTATCAATTGCGGCGGATCGAGAGCCGTACGCAGATTTTGGACCGCACCGTCCCCGGGGTCATCGTGGCCCCGGCTGTGGTGACAAAATGA